From the Pseudomonas sp. SORT22 genome, one window contains:
- the tig gene encoding trigger factor, with the protein MQVSVENTSALERRMTIAVPAERVETEVNKRLQQTARRAKVPGFRPGKVPMSVIRQRYEDAARQEAFGDLVQASFYEAVVEQKLNPAGAPAVEPKSFEKGKDLEYVAIFEVFPEFTVAGFDSIAVERLSAEVADADLDNMLEVLRKQNVRFEAADRAAQNEDQLNIDFVGKVDGEVFAGGSAKGTQLVLGSGRMIPGFEEGLVGAKAGEERVLNLTFPEDYQNLDLAGKAAEFTVTVNSVAEPKLPELTEEFFAQFGIKEATLEGFRTEVRKNMERELRQAIKTKVKNQVMDGLLAANPIEVPKALLENEVNRLRVQAVQQFGGNIKPEQLPAELFEEQAKRRVVLGLIVAEVVKQNELKPDEDRVREMIQEMASAYQEPEQVVAWYYKNDQQLNEVRSVVLEEQVVDTVLQKATVTDKSVSYEEAVKPAQAPAAAE; encoded by the coding sequence ATGCAAGTTTCTGTTGAAAATACTTCTGCTCTCGAGCGCCGCATGACCATCGCCGTTCCGGCCGAGCGCGTCGAGACCGAAGTCAACAAGCGTCTGCAACAGACTGCCCGTCGCGCCAAGGTCCCAGGCTTCCGTCCTGGCAAAGTGCCGATGAGCGTGATCCGTCAGCGCTACGAAGACGCCGCCCGTCAGGAAGCCTTCGGCGACCTGGTCCAGGCTTCCTTCTACGAAGCCGTGGTCGAGCAGAAGCTGAACCCGGCTGGCGCCCCTGCCGTCGAGCCAAAATCGTTCGAAAAGGGCAAAGATCTCGAATACGTCGCCATTTTCGAAGTATTCCCTGAGTTCACCGTTGCCGGTTTCGACTCGATCGCCGTCGAGCGCCTGAGCGCCGAAGTGGCTGACGCCGACCTGGACAACATGCTCGAAGTGCTGCGCAAGCAAAACGTGCGTTTCGAAGCCGCTGACCGCGCTGCCCAGAACGAAGACCAGCTGAACATCGATTTCGTCGGCAAGGTCGACGGTGAAGTGTTCGCTGGCGGTTCGGCCAAGGGCACCCAGCTGGTACTGGGTTCCGGCCGCATGATCCCGGGCTTCGAAGAAGGCCTGGTCGGCGCCAAGGCCGGTGAAGAGCGCGTTCTGAACCTGACCTTCCCCGAGGACTATCAGAACCTGGACCTGGCTGGCAAAGCCGCCGAGTTCACCGTTACCGTCAACAGTGTTGCCGAGCCAAAGCTGCCTGAGCTGACCGAAGAGTTCTTCGCCCAGTTCGGTATCAAGGAAGCAACCCTGGAAGGTTTCCGCACCGAAGTTCGCAAGAACATGGAGCGTGAACTGCGTCAGGCGATCAAGACCAAGGTCAAGAACCAGGTAATGGACGGCCTGCTGGCTGCCAACCCGATCGAAGTCCCGAAAGCCCTGCTGGAAAACGAAGTGAACCGCCTGCGCGTTCAAGCCGTTCAGCAGTTCGGTGGCAACATCAAGCCTGAGCAACTGCCGGCCGAGCTGTTCGAAGAGCAAGCCAAGCGCCGCGTCGTGCTGGGCCTGATCGTCGCCGAAGTGGTCAAGCAGAACGAACTGAAGCCGGACGAAGACCGCGTTCGCGAAATGATCCAGGAAATGGCTTCGGCTTACCAGGAGCCTGAGCAGGTCGTGGCTTGGTACTACAAGAACGACCAGCAACTGAACGAAGTCCGTTCGGTTGTGCTGGAAGAACAAGTTGTGGATACTGTTCTGCAGAAAGCGACTGTGACCGACAAATCGGTCTCGTACGAAGAAGCCGTAAAACCAGCCCAGGCACCTGCCGCCGCTGAGTAA
- a CDS encoding sigma-70 family RNA polymerase sigma factor, with protein sequence MDTRPATPGLNTCLSTLYNDHHNWLHRWLRNRIGCPEHAADIAHDTFLSILGSKDLFKIREPRSFLSTVARRLMANVYRRRLVEQAYLETLASLPEAVEPSPEVRVLALEALTLLDRMLDALPAKVREAFLLSHLQGLKIAEIAERLQVSSRSVKLYLVRANQHCFFADQP encoded by the coding sequence ATGGACACCCGCCCCGCTACACCTGGACTGAATACGTGCCTGAGCACCCTGTACAACGACCATCACAATTGGCTGCACCGATGGCTACGCAATCGTATCGGCTGCCCGGAACATGCCGCCGACATTGCCCACGATACCTTCCTGAGCATCCTCGGCTCCAAAGACCTGTTCAAGATCCGCGAACCCCGCTCGTTTCTCTCGACCGTGGCGCGGCGACTGATGGCCAATGTCTATCGCCGCCGCCTGGTCGAGCAGGCGTACCTGGAAACACTGGCCAGCCTGCCTGAAGCAGTTGAACCGTCACCCGAAGTCCGCGTGCTGGCACTTGAAGCCCTGACCCTGCTCGATCGCATGCTCGACGCCCTGCCGGCCAAGGTCCGCGAAGCCTTCTTACTGTCGCACCTGCAGGGCCTGAAGATCGCCGAAATCGCCGAACGCCTGCAGGTCAGCAGCCGCTCGGTAAAGCTGTACCTGGTGCGGGCCAACCAGCATTGCTTTTTTGCTGACCAGCCATGA
- a CDS encoding FecR family protein: MTPSPFNPRTTREAAQWLTETMEGALSPEQQRALEQWRAAHPDNERAWLHIEALRRRMAGLEPHAGYQSLSRGSQGRSRRQALKALAVLGLFGCAGQLAYRNVWQPGPELTYRNGASAPQHIELEDGSQLTLDASTEIAVLFDSRQRRVQLLAGRLLIRSGHPSNANQRPLSVYTVHGQVRALGTRFSVELQEPATQVELFDGAVEVQARQSPANPLRLAPGQRARFTPTRIEPATGTSAEPAWSKGLLVADNMRLDAFVEQLSRYRPGLLRCSDEIAALRISGVYPLADTDAVLDALPLSLSVQVLRRSRYWVTLSQR; encoded by the coding sequence ATGACCCCCTCCCCCTTTAACCCGCGTACTACTCGCGAAGCCGCACAGTGGCTCACCGAAACCATGGAAGGCGCACTCAGCCCCGAGCAGCAGCGGGCGCTTGAGCAGTGGCGCGCCGCCCATCCGGACAACGAACGTGCCTGGCTGCACATCGAGGCCCTGCGTCGACGCATGGCCGGGCTGGAGCCACATGCCGGCTACCAGAGCCTTTCCCGGGGCAGCCAGGGCCGCAGTCGCCGGCAAGCGCTCAAGGCACTGGCGGTGCTCGGCCTGTTCGGCTGCGCCGGGCAACTGGCCTATCGCAACGTCTGGCAGCCGGGCCCGGAACTGACCTACCGCAATGGTGCCAGCGCCCCACAACACATCGAGCTGGAAGACGGCAGCCAATTGACCCTCGACGCAAGTACCGAAATCGCCGTGCTGTTCGACAGCCGCCAGCGGCGCGTGCAACTGCTCGCCGGGCGCCTGTTGATCCGCAGTGGCCACCCCTCGAACGCCAATCAACGCCCGTTAAGCGTTTACACCGTACATGGCCAGGTACGGGCATTGGGGACGCGTTTTAGTGTCGAGCTGCAAGAGCCAGCCACGCAGGTCGAGCTGTTCGACGGTGCAGTCGAGGTGCAGGCGCGGCAATCACCCGCCAACCCCCTGCGCCTGGCTCCCGGGCAGCGCGCGCGCTTCACCCCGACCCGCATCGAACCGGCCACCGGCACCTCGGCCGAGCCGGCCTGGAGCAAGGGCTTGCTGGTGGCCGACAACATGCGCCTGGATGCCTTTGTCGAGCAACTCAGCCGCTACCGGCCTGGCCTGTTGCGCTGCAGCGACGAGATCGCTGCGTTGCGTATCTCCGGCGTTTATCCGCTGGCCGACACCGATGCGGTGCTCGACGCCCTGCCCCTGTCATTGTCCGTGCAGGTGCTGCGGCGCTCACGCTACTGGGTTACGTTGAGTCAGCGCTAG
- a CDS encoding ATP-binding cassette domain-containing protein produces MLELINVSLERPFALAPFSEQIRAGELLGLIGPNGAGKSTLLSLISGYLQPAGGQVELLGRALPAYLPGQLARRRALVTQQMDSAFDWRVEEFIRLGQQHPGEPYPGIIDALDVRHLLGRGVLSLSGGELQRVTIARAMNQLAISPLTDAWDDGRGCLLLLDEPTSALDIGQQQNLMRVLRTLTRSPRIAVVCVLHDLNLAARYCDRLWLLEGGRLCASGAPAQVLSEQRIAQVFGAQVRVTAGKHHQVSIELAP; encoded by the coding sequence ATGCTTGAACTGATCAATGTCAGCCTGGAGCGCCCTTTTGCCCTGGCGCCGTTCAGCGAACAGATAAGGGCGGGGGAGCTGCTGGGGTTGATCGGCCCCAATGGCGCGGGCAAAAGCACGCTGTTGTCGTTGATATCCGGTTACCTGCAACCGGCGGGCGGGCAGGTCGAGTTGCTCGGTCGAGCGTTGCCCGCTTATTTGCCCGGGCAACTGGCGCGCCGGCGCGCGCTGGTGACGCAGCAGATGGACAGTGCTTTCGATTGGCGGGTCGAAGAATTCATTCGTCTCGGTCAGCAGCACCCTGGCGAGCCGTACCCGGGCATTATCGATGCGCTGGATGTCCGTCACTTGCTTGGCCGGGGAGTGTTGTCGCTGTCTGGCGGCGAGCTGCAGCGGGTAACCATTGCCCGGGCCATGAACCAATTGGCAATCAGCCCGCTGACTGACGCCTGGGACGATGGTCGCGGCTGCCTGCTGTTGCTGGACGAACCCACCAGCGCCCTGGATATCGGCCAGCAGCAGAACCTCATGCGGGTGTTGCGCACGCTGACCCGTTCGCCGCGTATTGCCGTGGTCTGTGTGTTACACGACCTGAACCTGGCTGCGCGCTACTGCGACCGCCTTTGGCTGCTCGAAGGCGGCCGGCTTTGCGCCAGCGGCGCGCCGGCCCAGGTGCTCAGCGAGCAGCGCATTGCCCAGGTGTTTGGTGCGCAGGTACGGGTAACGGCGGGTAAACACCACCAGGTGAGCATTGAGCTGGCGCCGTAA
- a CDS encoding ABC transporter substrate-binding protein, translating into MKALLLGVLAACAVMTVQAETADTLVIGNDLAEIVERLGGTSRLVGRDDSSRFAQAIANLPSVGYMRQLSAEGVLALKPQRLLISDAARPAIVLRQLSGLGLEVLSIARGKGVGDIPAKIEQVAAAMNLQAQAQPLLDEQRQLAGQLAKTPALKGPKALFIFNHAGMTPLIMGQGTEAQAALAQAGIENCATFNAYKQVAAEAMVSLAPDFVIVSRAGLAALGGEDNLWKLGGLAHTPAGQHRRLVQVDDQALLNLGPRTVQAMLQLRQDAGALFP; encoded by the coding sequence ATGAAGGCTTTGCTGCTTGGCGTGCTGGCGGCCTGTGCGGTCATGACCGTGCAGGCCGAAACCGCCGATACGCTGGTGATCGGCAACGACCTGGCGGAAATTGTCGAGCGCCTGGGCGGTACTTCGCGCCTGGTCGGGCGCGATGATTCCAGTCGCTTTGCGCAGGCCATCGCCAACCTGCCGTCGGTGGGGTACATGCGCCAGCTCTCGGCAGAAGGGGTGCTGGCGCTCAAGCCGCAACGGCTGCTGATCAGCGATGCTGCCCGTCCGGCTATCGTGCTGCGTCAGTTGAGCGGCCTGGGGCTTGAAGTGCTGAGCATTGCCCGCGGCAAGGGTGTCGGCGATATCCCGGCAAAGATCGAGCAGGTGGCGGCGGCCATGAACCTACAGGCGCAGGCGCAACCGTTGCTTGATGAGCAGCGACAGTTGGCTGGGCAGTTGGCCAAGACGCCGGCGCTCAAAGGACCGAAGGCGCTGTTCATTTTCAATCATGCCGGCATGACGCCGCTGATCATGGGGCAAGGCACCGAAGCTCAGGCGGCACTGGCGCAGGCGGGGATCGAAAACTGCGCGACCTTCAATGCCTATAAGCAAGTGGCGGCTGAAGCCATGGTGTCACTGGCGCCGGATTTCGTCATCGTCAGCCGCGCCGGGCTGGCGGCACTTGGGGGTGAAGACAACCTGTGGAAACTGGGCGGCCTGGCCCATACCCCGGCCGGACAGCATCGGCGCTTGGTGCAGGTCGATGACCAGGCGCTGCTCAACCTCGGGCCGCGCACGGTGCAGGCCATGCTGCAGCTACGCCAGGACGCAGGAGCGCTGTTTCCATGA
- a CDS encoding iron chelate uptake ABC transporter family permease subunit, whose product MRRASSVSLPILMLMLAGLCALLVVCSLVGSIGLSPRIVFGDLPTALEWQVWSEVRLPRLLLAVLVGSTLAVGGTAMQGLFRNPLADPTLLGQASGAGLAVSIWVVLFNGRFAGLELYGQFFAGFIGALLVTLVIFRIGRGYKGRESTITLLLAGLVINTLTGALGGILTFVASEEQLRQLSLWGMGSLSSAEWSSVSVAALVLPLSLWVLARCAGDLDLFQLGEVSAHAAGLDGDRLKNRVVLASSLGVGLCVALSGIIGFIGLLVPHCLRLYFGPGHRLLIPASMLCGAILLLVADTLARSLTSPAEIPVGLVTSIIGGPYFLWLLLGRKVREF is encoded by the coding sequence ATGAGGCGCGCTAGCAGCGTCTCGCTGCCGATACTGATGCTGATGCTGGCAGGGCTGTGCGCCCTGCTGGTGGTGTGTTCGCTGGTCGGTAGTATCGGCTTGTCGCCACGGATTGTGTTCGGTGATCTGCCCACCGCCCTGGAGTGGCAGGTCTGGAGCGAAGTGCGCCTGCCGCGTCTGCTGCTGGCAGTGCTGGTGGGCTCGACCCTGGCGGTGGGCGGCACGGCGATGCAAGGCCTGTTTCGCAACCCGCTGGCCGACCCGACCCTGCTCGGCCAGGCCAGCGGCGCCGGGCTGGCGGTGTCGATCTGGGTCGTACTGTTCAACGGCCGCTTTGCCGGGCTGGAGCTTTATGGGCAGTTTTTCGCAGGCTTTATTGGCGCGTTGCTGGTGACCCTGGTGATTTTTCGTATTGGCCGCGGCTACAAAGGGCGCGAGTCGACCATCACCTTGTTGCTGGCCGGCTTGGTCATCAACACCCTGACCGGTGCCCTGGGCGGCATCCTCACCTTTGTCGCCAGCGAAGAGCAGTTGCGCCAGCTGAGCTTGTGGGGCATGGGTAGCCTGAGCAGCGCCGAGTGGTCGAGCGTATCGGTGGCCGCCCTGGTCTTGCCCCTGAGCTTGTGGGTGCTGGCGCGCTGCGCGGGCGATCTGGACTTGTTTCAGCTGGGCGAGGTGTCTGCACACGCCGCCGGGCTGGATGGCGACCGGCTGAAAAACCGCGTGGTGCTGGCTTCGTCGCTGGGTGTGGGGCTGTGCGTGGCGCTGAGCGGCATCATCGGCTTTATCGGCCTGCTGGTGCCGCATTGCCTGCGCCTGTATTTCGGCCCCGGCCACCGTTTGCTGATTCCTGCGTCGATGCTCTGCGGCGCGATCCTGTTGCTGGTCGCCGACACCCTGGCGCGCAGCCTCACCAGCCCGGCGGAGATTCCCGTCGGCCTGGTCACCAGCATTATTGGCGGGCCGTACTTTCTCTGGTTGTTGCTTGGTCGCAAAGTGCGGGAGTTTTGA
- a CDS encoding DUF6388 family protein: MISPERQAIALQRYAEANPQMREEIAGLSEHEQAQQVLWAFEDAAQEQGVEPWELTLQLIAESDEELAALRLEVHREVAEALGMAWEEYCEFNEIEQDS, translated from the coding sequence ATGATTTCACCAGAACGTCAGGCCATCGCCCTGCAGCGCTATGCCGAGGCTAATCCGCAGATGCGCGAAGAGATCGCCGGGCTCAGCGAGCACGAGCAGGCTCAGCAGGTCCTCTGGGCCTTCGAGGATGCCGCGCAGGAGCAGGGGGTCGAACCCTGGGAGCTGACCTTGCAACTGATTGCCGAGTCCGACGAGGAGCTTGCGGCCCTGCGCCTTGAGGTGCATCGCGAGGTTGCCGAGGCGCTGGGGATGGCGTGGGAAGAGTATTGCGAGTTCAACGAAATCGAACAGGATTCGTAA